The genomic stretch GACACCACTGACCAGTCTATGCCTCTTGAGCTGTAACCATCCCCTGGCTTCCATGACACTATTTACTTTGTCTTCTTTGTGCCTCTGGCTGGGTCGCAGGCACTAAATACTCACTTGATCGTTAAATATTGGAGTATCTTAACTCAGTTCActgctcttttctccttccacACCGTCTCTGGATGATGATCTTCGATTAGCACTGATACGTCAACAACACCCAAACTCACTTTAGGTCCAGACCTCACCCCTCTGGACCTCAGACCCAGATCTACGATGTGCCTGAGTGGAGGGATGCCTCAAAGGCATCTCAAACTCAACCAGACCGAGGCGAAACCCACAGTCTCCCTCCAAGGCTTAGTCCAGTCCCGTCTAATGATAGTAAAAGAAACCCAGAATCCTCATTGACCCTCCCACAGGCTCTACCACCGCTCTGTGTTAACTCTGTCTCCTGGACATCTGTCaaacccacccccttccctccatctccATCACCACCTCATCCCAAGGCACCGCCTCCTCTCATCTGCATTACTGCCTTTGCTGGTCACCTGGTCTACCCACACTCACTCCTGGTCCCATTCACTTTGTTCTCCACACTCCTgccagagagatttttttccaaacACAGATGTAGTctgggacactgaggcacagagagactgaCATGCTTGCCTGAGGCCACATAGAAGCCAGTGGCCCAGACTGGGAGACAGAGAGTTGACCTTCAGGGCCCATGCCCTAAACTCTCACACTGCCCTGGGCTCAAACCCTCATCCCGTGATTCCTGGGCTGTGGGTAGAGCTCAGGTCAGAGTTGGCCAGGAAAGAGATTTGCAATGGAAGTGAGGTTTCAGCTATTTCTGGGGTATCTCTTCTGTTCCCAGAACCTGCATGGAAGAGATCTCTGCTGTAGAATATGTTCACATGCATGCACCACCCAGGGTGCTGGGAGCAGAAAGGCCAGCAGGCCGTCACTGCTGTCTCTACAGCCATTCCCTGGGCCCGAGGGGCTTCAGGCCAGATTGTGAACCACATAGTTCAGCAGCTGGGGGTGTCACTGATTGTGACTTCAAGGGCTTCTGATGTCACAATGAGCCTATGGGCCTGGCCTATTGGGGCACTAGGGCCAGTGTTCCTGGGGTAGCATGGAAGCCAGGACCATGGCCAGCTTCCGCCCTTCTGGCATCACGTAAGTCAGCCCGTGAGTAGCCTGTAGCTTGAACAGTTCAATCGCCCACTCATTTCCAGCTGGAGGCTCCGTGCACCAAGGCCTGTGTTTCTTTACGTTGCTGAACCAAGAGAGTGCTATTGCCAGGGCCCTGCCTCCATGCTCTGGGACCAGTCTTGGGGGTTGAAGGGGCACAGCATCTCTCTCACACCTGGGTAGGGGCAATGCCAGGGAGCCCTGACCTAAGCCCCGACCATCACTGCCAGAACTTGGGGAGGCAGTCTGGGCAGCTGGGAAGGACAGTTCCGGGTCAGCTTGGGAAGCCGCAGTGAGACAGTGCCTGTGACAGAAGGCCATGATGTCAGAGTCCCACCCTGGGCTCTGCAGGGGCCACCCTGCCCCCGAGGGAGGTAGATTCAACCCCGTCAGTTTGCAGGGTCACACGCATGGCTTAGGGAGTCTGCAGGTAGGTACGGGGCGGGTGTGAGGGGTGTCCCTTCCCCCGCCTCCTCCAGACTCCTAGGTTCCTGTGGTAGGGCTTCTTCCTCGGGTCCGTTGTTGGTGCGGTCACCTCTTCTAGCCCCATTCAGGACTGTCTGAGGCTGTGAAGTCCCGATGGGTTTCTGGACCCcacctcttcccctgctcacccagTGGGGAGCAACATAGGCAAACATTTAACCTTTCAGGGCTTTGGTGTCTTTACCTGAAAAACAGGGGTGATCGTATTCTGTTCTCCATCAGGTCAAGCATAGAGCTTAGCAGACACTTCGTtaagcccagagcctgggctTCCCACCATGACACAGGCACCATCCCTCATCTGGTTTCTCAGGAGGAGGAGGGCCAAAAGCCATAGCCAGGAGTTAGTGACCTGCCCAAGTATGGCTGACAGTAAAGGGCTGTAGGGCCAGGACTATGAAAGGGACCCCACCTCAAGCAAAGCTCTTTGCCAGGTGGGCAAGTCAGTGGAAAAGGCCCCCTGCTCAGGGTCAGGAAGACCTTTGGGTAGGATTGAGGGGACAGGTCGCAAGCAGGGCTGCTGCTGACATTTCTGGGCCAGGCAAAGGCCCTCTTGGAACACTGATCTTCCAGAATCAGAGACCGGGCCAGCCGGGGAGGTGAGCAGGGTGTTCTGGGCTCACAGATAGGTGGGCTTGGCCTTGGACTAGGAGTGTCTGTGTCCAGTGAGGCCATTCAGCTCCTGTCGAGGACCCTGGGGTCAGTGTGCCATAACACTGGAGCAGACAGCACCACAGCCAACTCCCACCCCTTGCCCAAGGCAAGGACACCCTCTGCCCACAGTGAGGGTTTCCAGAAGCCCTCATAGCCCCAGAGGCGAGGGGAGCAGTAGGGGCAGCGTGGCCCATTTCACCGAGTCCCCACTGGAACAGCCTTGCCCGAGGTTCACTGGCCTCCTGGGGACCCCAGAACCCCAGACTTGGGAAAAGCACTGTGTTCTCCCTTGGCATCCCTCCAGATTTCACTAGGTATTTTACCATGGGTGGGGTGTAGCTGTGGTgaatagaaagggaagagagcCCACAGGTCAGCCTGGGGCACGGGGAGGACGAGGCAGCAGAGTGGTATGAGGGAGGGAAGCCACACGGCGGCCACACGGGCCCTGCGTTCATGCGCgtgtgcctgtgcatgtgtgtgcgtggaGACACAAAGCTAGGTGGATGGCTAGTTACTTTTCACCTTCCCAACATGGGTTTGTGAGTGCAGACATTTCCGGAGTTTGTGGGGAAGAGGCCTGTTGCTTTGAGTTCTCCAGCGCAGACCCTGGGACAAGCCCGCGAGTGCAGGTACTTTGGGAGCAGCTCACAGGAGGCACAAGCAGGGGGCCGGAAGTGAGGAGGGGCCGGAAGGAGACATAGTGTGTGGTCACCACGGTGGGCAACCCAGCCCAGTCCCACTGGGTCCTTTGGCCGGCGGAGCTGTCCCCACCGAGGGGAGAGGGAGCCAGGACATTTGTCTGCAACTCCCCCTATGTcgctgtccccctccccccccccccccccccaccaaggctGCTTCTGAAGGCAGAAGCCTCCTGGGGCTCACGTGActtgtgtgtgtgcctgggaCGCGTGTGCAGCCAGAGAACCGCTCTCAGACAGAGTGGCAGACACGACCTCCCTGCAGAGGTGGGAGCAGGGCGGGTGTGGGGGGCTGCTGAGGGTGCCCTGCTCCAAGTCCCGGCCTGACACTAGCTCGTCAGCCAGCCCTGCTTCTGGGCGTCTTTCCACACCAGGAGCCAGCGCCCCACCGCGGCTTCACCCGTCCGCTCGAGGGACCAAATCTGGAGCCAAGGATTGCGGGGGGCTGGCTCTATCACAAGCTCTAAGCTCACATGTTCATGACCCGATGGCTGTTCTGGCCACGGTGAAGATATATTAGCACAGACAGTGGTGGGCAAGGGTCGGGCGATTcgaaggcaaaggaaacagtaGTGGTCAGGCCTTAACCTTTGCGTTTCTCAGCCTTGACCTACCTGCATGTGCACCGGGTGTCTTAAAAGGACAGTCCCTCGTACACGGCTGGTGAGTACCAGAAAcggtgcagccgttctggaagGCTGTTTGGAAGTTCCTGTTACAACTGAtacccctggggtgcctgggcggctcagtaggttgagcatctgactcttgatttcagttcaggtcatgatctcacagtttgtgcgtttcagcccgtgttgggctctgcgctgacaacatggaacctgcttgggattctctctctttctctctctctgccagtcccCTGTTCACTATCTCTACCtcccacaaaaaataaataaactgaaacaaattttaaaaaataaatgaataaaataaataaaaccaacacTGCTCAGCACTGAAAAAAAGAACCACCCACTGATTCTCCCACCCACTGGGAGAATTCCCAAGGGAGTGATGCTGCGAGAAAGAAGCCAGGCTCCCAAAGATGCCTACTGGGTAATTCCATTGGTACGCTTGTGAAATCCCATCGGTATAGACATGAGAACAGATTCATGGTTGCTGGGGCTCGGGATGGGCTGTTTGGTTGAGAACCAACCCAGGTGCAGGTACACAAAgctgcgtgcacacacacacacacacgtgagagTGTTCATAACAGGTGCAGTGTGGTGAGGCCGGGCATCAGTGACAGGCCAGCATGACCCGGCCTTCATTCAACCCCATGAGGCTGGCAGGGCCCCCAACTTCTGTCCCCTCTGCAGTCCTCAGGGGATACCGTGTGCCTGGTCTGGGTCCAGAACGGCTCCTCCCACCACCTCTCTGGCTCTGAGATGCCTCCTCTTGCCTTCCAGCCATGGCTGAAGGGTGTGCTAGAGTTTAACCCCCTTCCATGATGAGGTTGAAGGACCCCAAGAAGTACCCCCAACATAAGAAGAGGAGCACCAAGATCCGGGAAAATTTTGCCAGAAAGTTTCCGTACAGGTACAAGACCTCCCCACCACTAGGGCAAAGTCCCGCCTCCCCTCAGTTCACCCCCTAGCACATTCCATggcctgggcctggggtggggttTTTCATCCCCAGGGAGCTCCCTGTGCAGCTCTGTGACAGTCTGGGTTTCACCTTCTCCACCCCCATCTCAATCTGAGCTGACGGCCTCTATCCCAGAGCCATAGCCAGCTGCTTGCCTCTGGGCCAGTGGCCTCACAGGAACCACCTGAGGAGCATGTTCATGAACACCTCCCCCTACCAAACATGTGATGGGATCAGACTGGGGTGGGGACTGGTTTGTAAAACCCCCAGGGCACTCAGAAAGCAGCAGAGACCCCCAGACTGGGCAGCTCTGGGGCCTCAGCCAGCAGCAGTTACTAAATGTTTTGTGTAGggtcctgggggaaaaaaatgcagcaACTCTGGAGggcttcctagctgtgtgaccttgggcaagtcacttgacctctccctgcctcatttcctcatctacaaagtgTTGGCAACCAGACTTGCCTCATAGCACGGTTGTGAATTGACATGTGGGTTAATGTTGATAAAGCGCTTAGAACGCCACCTGGCAAGCAGAAAGGTCCAGATGACCAAGAGCTATTCATGTGGCTGATGGCTGCCGGTCACCTAAAGatgccaggtgccccactgcagGTTCTCTTGGCTGACGGCCCCCAACGCAGAGTTCCCGAAGCCCTGGGAGGCCACGAAGAGAAATGACTCACTGCGGGATCAGCTGCCCCTGCAGAAGATGCTGGTGCCAACAAGATCCATTCCAGTCAGAGGGTAAGTGTCAGGCCCAGGATGTGGACAGCCACCGCTGCCCATTGACCACACACAAGCCTCCCACCCCAGGTCTGTACACAGACGTTCATGACCCAGCATGCTCCACGTCTAACCTGAGGAAACCGAGGTCCAGAAAGGAGGCGCTAATGTCCTGTGGTTCCTCCCACAGCAAGGCAGTTTGTGGGAGAGGCTGCAGGGGACCCTCGGCCGGGCGGGCCCCATCCACAGGTGGTGAAGCAGgcctgagggggtgggggctttgCCGCCATCCTTCCACACGGCACAGGCAAAGCAGAGGAAGGGCCGGCAAGCTTTGGGTCTCCGTGCAGCCTGCTCTGAGGGTGGAGGCACTTGCAAGGGACTCTTGGACTGGCCACCTCTAAACTGACCGCATAGACGTGAATGCACCTCCCACCCACAGGCACACATGGTGAAGCACCTGGAAACCCTTGGGAAGGAAGACCCCACCACACAACATTTCACGCACTCACCTTGTCACTGGGCTGGCTGGCACCCACCAGCTGTTACACAATGAAGGGCTTCCCTGACCAGTTGGTGGGGGGCATCACcccacctcccaaagaccctaGCTCCTCCCTGATTGCCTCTGCGCCTCCCTCCAACTCCAAGCCCTGTGTCTGTTCTGACTAGCCAAGCCCCTGGCTCCACACACTGTATATCACCTCTGGCAGGTCACAGAGACACCTGCACAGTCCCCTAACCAGATATCCGGAGAGGCAATTAGAACACTCAGGCttgcgcgcacgcgcacacacacacacacacacacacagttgcgTGCCTATTCCCTGCCCCTACTGGCCCTGACTTTTGTCCTGGGTATCACGTTCCCTCCCTCATCTGGCTGTGGGCTCTTGCTCCAACTGTCTGGACCGATCCAGTGGGCGCTGAACTGCAGAGGCTGGAGTCTGAGAGCACAGGGGTTCCTGAGTCTCAGCTTCTACTGCTGCAGAATGGGATCAGCTTCCAGCCAGGCGTCCTGTGGGGACCAGTCAGGCTGTGCACAAGGGCCCAGACTCTTGGTGCTGGGGCCTGCCCCAAGGGTTTGCTATGGGAAGAGGTCTCCTGGCGGATGACACAGAGCAGAGATCTGGAGGACAAACCGAAGTGGTCAATGGATGTGTCAGGGAGCTCTGGAGGCCGTGCGCTTCTCAACCCACCAGGGCCCAGCACCCtccctggggtggaggggtgggcaggggccatGAGCTCCAGGGCAGGCAGGGGGCTGTGGCTGTGGGGCCTCTGCCAAAGGCTTGAAGTAATGGGGAGCAGGCGGCAGAGATCCCCCACCTCGTCCTCCCCTCTGAACCCCCGCCAGCCCTCTGTTGGGGAATTGACCAGAGTGGGATTGTTGGGGGCCAAACGGCCATGGCCAGCAGGTGCCAAAGTAGGGCAGAGAGTAGATGgggagagagggtaagagagggCATGGGGGCCCGGGTGAGAAGCAGGAACCTTATACGAAGAGATGCTCCAGGCAGCAGAAGTCAAGTGCAAACGTCCTGAGGTGGGACAGATTAATGGTCCTACTTAAGGAATTTAAGGATGGTTAGGAGACAGGTAGGGGAGAACGTTAAATGCCAACATTTGTCTGAGGAGgagtggggagccactgaagtCTGGGGAGCAGGAGGGTAGCATGTCCAGGCTTGATGTAGCTGTTAGAGAACGCTGCCTAGGGGAGGATCAGTGGCCTCACACAACGCTGGTGCACCTTCTGGCAGGCACAAAGATGATACTCAGTGTCTGGACAGGCCTGGGGGACCAAGTCCTGGCCACGTAGGAGTTCTGACTTGGacatctggggtggggggctggctaGGAGGGCAGCAGAGGCTGTTGTGGGGTCCCAGGGCAGGtctgggcagggagcagagacTTGGCTGTGGCCCTGGCCGACGTCTCTGGACTAGCGGGGTTCCGCGTGGCTTCCCTAGGCTTGGGGCACCAGATTTTACATCACCGTCCAGCCTCAGCCCCCCGCCGCTGCTGCCTCCACAGAACTACCTTTGGGAATTCAAGCTACTGAGCCACCGTTTCCCTGGGTCAGGAGTCCCTGCTGCCCTCACTGGTGCCCATGCTGCCCACCCCTCCAGAGGCCTCTCCTAGAGCCCAGCTCTGTGCGGCCTCCCTCTCAGCCACCTTGCAGTGGCCCCAGAGCCCTCCCTTCCGGACAGAGGTGAACTTGAGTGGGGGGCACCGCCTCGAAGGGGCTATTCATCTCCTCAGAACCCACACCGTGTGAATAAACATCGCAGGTTCACATCCTGTGTCCACTTGCATGGAGCACTTTGCTTCCTGAGCCTCCGTGTTCTCATCTATGTTTAATCTCGAGGGGTTGGCGTGAGAGTTAGTGAGAGGACGGACGTCATTTCCAAGAACTGATTCCAAAGATGTACTCACGCATGTGAGGAAACGTATGTGGACAAAACATTCATGACAGCGCCCTAAGAAACAACGAAGCATCGGAGGCCACCTAATATCCACTAATAGGGGGCTGTTCGGTGACATCAGGGCTGTACCCCGAAATAGTAGGCGGCCACGGAAATGAAGAAACAGCTCTTGACATAATGCTGTCGAGCAATCCACAAAgcatattaagaattttttaaaggcacagCAGAAGTGTGGCTGATATGctcctgcatgtgtgtgtgtgtgtctgtgtgtgtctgtgtgtctgtgtgtgtgtgtgtgtgtgtgtagtaggtAACAATCAGGACCTCTGGGTAGAACTGGGGAACTTGGCGACAGGGCTACTAATTTCTGCAATTTTCATACATGAACCTAACAGCATGCCGTCGGTGCATTACAAAGTCTTCAAAGGAAGTATACGTAATACCAACTGCTTTGGAGTTTGTAATGGCGGCACTACGTAGGAGGGTGCCTGCTGAGGATGTGAGGGTTTCCTCTGCTCTGTTCTACAAAGAGAGGGACTAGGATGTCACCTTGGAGTCCTTGGGTGAATAAAATTGGGGACTCTAACGATAGCCCTCTCCCTAGGAGAGAGGGTGTGGGGACCCTGAAAATGGCTATGGGGGCTGCACTGGGTAAGGTGGACAAGGGCCCTATTCCAGAAAGAAGGGGGAATGAGGTCCCCAGTGGAGTGAGAATTGCAAAGGGgccctccccaggccctggggacaggTGGGTGCTGGTTCTCAGCCTGCAGGAAGCAGAAGTCAGTTCTGCTGCATGCTCCTGTGCAGAGGACTGCCACAGGGTGGACACCCAGCAAAAGActctgggcctccctccctccaggcccaGGTGGGAAGCAGGCCTGGTGTACCATGCAGCATCTGGTGGTAGAAGGAAGCAGGGACCGCCCCAGGGTCCCCTCCTGTTGGGGTCGGAGCCAGGCTGACCTCCACTTGGACTGTGTGTGTCTCAGGAGTTTTCCTGCAACGTGCACAGCTGTGTCTTACTTGATATACACACAATACGGTGCTGCACGCCTGTGATGCAGCAGAAGGATGAAGTGACATGTGACTGATGCTTATACCTGCCTGGGAGCTTCTTCTCCAGCCCCGCCCTGCCGCCTCCCTCTGCCGAAGGTAACCACATCTCCCTCTTAACCTTTTAAAACGAGTatctcgaggggcgcctgggtggcaaccgcccagtcggttgggcgtccgacttcggctcaggtcatgatctcgtgattcataggttcgagtcccacgtcgggctctgtgctgacagctcagagcctggagcctgtttcagattctgtgtctccctctctttctgcctctccccccactcacactctgtctctctctctcaaaaataaataaacattaaaaaatagaatatttaggGAAGAAGGAGCTATCTGGATGcaaaactagtgcagccactctgtaaaacagcatagaggcttctcaaaaaattaaaaatagaactaccctatgacccagcaatggcactactaggtatttatccaagggatacagatgtgctgtttcgaaggagcacatgcaccccaatgtttatagcagcactatcaacaatagtcaaagtatggaaagagcccaagtgtctatcaatggatgaatggataagatgtggtatatagatacaatggagtattacttggcaatcaaaaagaatgaaatcttgccatctgcaactacatagatggaactggagggtattatgttaagcgaaattagtcagagaaagacaaatatcatatgatttcactcatatgaggactttgagagacaaaacagatgaacataagggaaaggaatcaaaaataatataaaaacagggaaggggacaaaacctaagagactcttaaatacggagaacaaactgagggttactggaggtcttgtgggtgggggatgggctaaatgggtaaggggcatcaaagaagacacttgttggggacacacaggggatgaatcactggattctactcctgaaatcattatgacactctatgctaactaacttggatgtaacttaaaaataaataagtaaaatagaaaaaaacaaaggagctATCTGTCGGTCCTGCTGTGTGCCGAGTGTTTCTCCGTCCATGATGTCCTCAAGGAAGAAAACAGACCCTTCAGGAAGCATGCACGGCAGAAGTCCTCACAGGGAAATGGACAACACCTAAATGTTTGAGTGCAGAGGGATGAGGTAAGCATATCACGGCGGCCCATAGAGCAACCCGGGGCATGCCACCAGCATTTAAGTGCGACCATCCAGATCCCGGATTGTCCTGGTGCCGTGAGCACAGCCACAGTAAAACATACATTGGCAGAGAGCTGAAGCCACCCGAGGAACAGGCACAGTCAACAGCGTGCCCAGGGGTGTGGATCtgtcttctaagaatttatcctgaGATCGTACCCACACACGCAGGATGAGAACTATGCAGGGACATTCACCGCAGCACAGTAACGCTAATGGACACAAATTAACCCAACTGCCGATCATTTAGGGaccaatgaaataaaagcaaGTCTGCAATGGAGTCCTGATTGATCCCCTGTCCCAAGCTGGGTTCCCCCTGGAGCAGATCTGGAGATAAGGATATGGATGCAAGTAGTGTCATTGGGAAGAGATTCCAGGAAGCCCCAGAGAGACATGGGGATGAGAAAGGAGGCAGGGGGTGTGCTCTTGAGCTGGCGCCACTGAATCCCAGGGGAGAACTCTGCAGGTCATGCCTCAGTGGTATCCCACCGGAGGGGCAAAGGCTGCAGTATTTGTCCCCCAACTTCCAGCAGACGTGGGTTGAGGGCTGCCCGGGGACACCGACTCCCTGCACACCCAATATCCCTGTGTTCAGGCCGAGCAGGTCAGAGGGAACCCACAGGAGGACTGCGGGTGCGGTGGCTGGGAGCCACTGGGGCACAGTACCTGGAAGTGGTTAGCGGgatgtggg from Prionailurus viverrinus isolate Anna chromosome A2, UM_Priviv_1.0, whole genome shotgun sequence encodes the following:
- the CA2H3orf22 gene encoding uncharacterized protein C3orf22 homolog isoform X1, with the translated sequence MMRLKDPKKYPQHKKRSTKIRENFARKFPYRFSWLTAPNAEFPKPWEATKRNDSLRDQLPLQKMLVPTRSIPVRGLGAPDFTSPSSLSPPPLLPPQNYLWEFKLLSHRFPGSGVPAALTGAHAAHPSRGLS
- the CA2H3orf22 gene encoding uncharacterized protein C3orf22 homolog isoform X2, which translates into the protein MMRLKDPKKYPQHKKRSTKIRENFARKFPYRFSWLTAPNAEFPKPWEATKRNDSLRDQLPLQKMLVPTRSIPVRGTTFGNSSY